From Symphalangus syndactylus isolate Jambi chromosome 17, NHGRI_mSymSyn1-v2.1_pri, whole genome shotgun sequence, one genomic window encodes:
- the LOC129466589 gene encoding pregnancy-specific beta-1-glycoprotein 7 isoform X2, with protein MGPLSAPLYTQRITWKGFLLTASLLNFWNTPTSAQVTIEAQPPKISEGKDVLLLVHNLPQNLTGYTWYKGQMTDLYHYITSYVVDNDIIISGPAYTGRETVYSNASLLIQNVTREDTGPYTLHIIKQGDETRGATGHFTVTLYPETPKPSISSSNLNPREDMEVVILTCDPETPDASYLWWMNGQSLPVTHRLQLSEANRTLILFGVTNDIAGPYECEIRNPVSASRSDPVTLNLLPKLPKPYVTINNLNPRENKDVLTFTCEPKSENYTYIWWLNGQSLPISPRVKRPIENRILILSSITRNETGPYQCQIRDRYGGISSDPVTLNVLYGPDLPSIYPSFTYYHKGENLSLSCFADSNPPAQYSWTINGKFQLSGQKLSIPQITTKHSGLYACSVRNSATGEESSKSMTVKVSDWTIP; from the exons CATCACTTTTAAACTTCTGGAACACGCCCACCTCTGCCCAAGTCACTATTGAAGCCCAGCCACCCAAAATTTCCGAGGGGAAGGACGTTCTTCTACTTGTCCACAATTTGCCCCAGAATCTTACTGGCTACACCTGGTACAAAGGGCAAATGACGGACCTCTACCATTACATTACATCATATGTAGTAGACAATGACATAATTATATCTGGGCCTGCATACACTGGACGAGAAACAGTATATTCCAATGCATCCCTGCTGATCCAGAATGTCACGCGGGAGGACACAGGTCCCTACACCTTACACATCATAAAGCAAGGTGATGAGACTAGAggagcaactggacatttcaCCGTCACCTTATACC CGGAGACTCCCAAGCCCTCCATCTCCAGCAGCAACTTAAACCCCAGGGAGGACATGGAGGTTGTGATCTTAACCTGTGATCCCGAGACTCCGGACGCAAGCTACCTGTGGTGGATGAATGGTCAGAGCCTCCCTGTGACTCACAGGTTGCAGCTGTCTGAAGCCAACAGGACCCTCATTCTATTTGGTGTCACAAACGATATTGCAGGACCCTATGAATGTGAAATACGGAACCCAGTGAGTGCCAGCCGCAGTGACCCAGTCACCCTGAATCTCCTCC CAAAGCTGCCCAAGCCATACGTCACCATCAACAACTTAAACCCCAGGGAGAATAAGGATGTCTTAACCTTCACCTGTGAACCTAAGAGTGAGAACTATACCTATATTTGGTGGCTAAATGGTCAGAGCCTCCCGATCAGTCCCAGGGTAAAGCGACCCATTGAAAACAGGATCCTCATTCTATCCAGTATCACGAGAAATGAAACAGGACCCTATCAATGTCAAATACGGGACCGATATGGTGGCATCAGCAGTGACCCAGTCACCCTGAATGTCCTCT ATGGTCCAGACCTCCCCAGCATTTACCCTTCATTCACCTATTACCATAAAGGAGAAAACCTCTCCTTGTCCTGCTTTGCGGACTCTAACCCACCGGCACAGTATTCTTGGACAATTAATGGGAAATTTCAGCTATCAGGACAAAAGCTCTCTATCCCCCAAATTACTACAAAGCATAGTGGGCTCTATGCTTGCTCTGTTCGTAACTCAGCCACTGGCGAGGAAAGCTCCAAATCCATGACAGTCAAAGTCTCTG ACTGGACAATACCCTGA
- the LOC129466589 gene encoding pregnancy-specific beta-1-glycoprotein 7 isoform X1, with product MGPLSAPLYTQRITWKGFLLTASLLNFWNTPTSAQVTIEAQPPKISEGKDVLLLVHNLPQNLTGYTWYKGQMTDLYHYITSYVVDNDIIISGPAYTGRETVYSNASLLIQNVTREDTGPYTLHIIKQGDETRGATGHFTVTLYPETPKPSISSSNLNPREDMEVVILTCDPETPDASYLWWMNGQSLPVTHRLQLSEANRTLILFGVTNDIAGPYECEIRNPVSASRSDPVTLNLLPKLPKPYVTINNLNPRENKDVLTFTCEPKSENYTYIWWLNGQSLPISPRVKRPIENRILILSSITRNETGPYQCQIRDRYGGISSDPVTLNVLYGPDLPSIYPSFTYYHKGENLSLSCFADSNPPAQYSWTINGKFQLSGQKLSIPQITTKHSGLYACSVRNSATGEESSKSMTVKVSAYSSSINYTSGNDN from the exons CATCACTTTTAAACTTCTGGAACACGCCCACCTCTGCCCAAGTCACTATTGAAGCCCAGCCACCCAAAATTTCCGAGGGGAAGGACGTTCTTCTACTTGTCCACAATTTGCCCCAGAATCTTACTGGCTACACCTGGTACAAAGGGCAAATGACGGACCTCTACCATTACATTACATCATATGTAGTAGACAATGACATAATTATATCTGGGCCTGCATACACTGGACGAGAAACAGTATATTCCAATGCATCCCTGCTGATCCAGAATGTCACGCGGGAGGACACAGGTCCCTACACCTTACACATCATAAAGCAAGGTGATGAGACTAGAggagcaactggacatttcaCCGTCACCTTATACC CGGAGACTCCCAAGCCCTCCATCTCCAGCAGCAACTTAAACCCCAGGGAGGACATGGAGGTTGTGATCTTAACCTGTGATCCCGAGACTCCGGACGCAAGCTACCTGTGGTGGATGAATGGTCAGAGCCTCCCTGTGACTCACAGGTTGCAGCTGTCTGAAGCCAACAGGACCCTCATTCTATTTGGTGTCACAAACGATATTGCAGGACCCTATGAATGTGAAATACGGAACCCAGTGAGTGCCAGCCGCAGTGACCCAGTCACCCTGAATCTCCTCC CAAAGCTGCCCAAGCCATACGTCACCATCAACAACTTAAACCCCAGGGAGAATAAGGATGTCTTAACCTTCACCTGTGAACCTAAGAGTGAGAACTATACCTATATTTGGTGGCTAAATGGTCAGAGCCTCCCGATCAGTCCCAGGGTAAAGCGACCCATTGAAAACAGGATCCTCATTCTATCCAGTATCACGAGAAATGAAACAGGACCCTATCAATGTCAAATACGGGACCGATATGGTGGCATCAGCAGTGACCCAGTCACCCTGAATGTCCTCT ATGGTCCAGACCTCCCCAGCATTTACCCTTCATTCACCTATTACCATAAAGGAGAAAACCTCTCCTTGTCCTGCTTTGCGGACTCTAACCCACCGGCACAGTATTCTTGGACAATTAATGGGAAATTTCAGCTATCAGGACAAAAGCTCTCTATCCCCCAAATTACTACAAAGCATAGTGGGCTCTATGCTTGCTCTGTTCGTAACTCAGCCACTGGCGAGGAAAGCTCCAAATCCATGACAGTCAAAGTCTCTG CTTATAGCAGTTCAATAAACTATACTTCTGGGAATGATAATTGA
- the LOC129466589 gene encoding pregnancy-specific beta-1-glycoprotein 2 isoform X3 — MGPLSAPLYTQRITWKGFLLTASLLNFWNTPTSAQVTIEAQPPKISEGKDVLLLVHNLPQNLTGYTWYKGQMTDLYHYITSYVVDNDIIISGPAYTGRETVYSNASLLIQNVTREDTGPYTLHIIKQGDETRGATGHFTVTLYPETPKPSISSSNLNPREDMEVVILTCDPETPDASYLWWMNGQSLPVTHRLQLSEANRTLILFGVTNDIAGPYECEIRNPVSASRSDPVTLNLLHGLDAPTISSSYTYYHTGEVPKLSCLTDSHPLAEHSWLIDGKFQQSAQVFFIPQITKTYRGVYVCFIHNSATGGTNLIIKRIIVPGKWIPGALAICFPVKSI; from the exons CATCACTTTTAAACTTCTGGAACACGCCCACCTCTGCCCAAGTCACTATTGAAGCCCAGCCACCCAAAATTTCCGAGGGGAAGGACGTTCTTCTACTTGTCCACAATTTGCCCCAGAATCTTACTGGCTACACCTGGTACAAAGGGCAAATGACGGACCTCTACCATTACATTACATCATATGTAGTAGACAATGACATAATTATATCTGGGCCTGCATACACTGGACGAGAAACAGTATATTCCAATGCATCCCTGCTGATCCAGAATGTCACGCGGGAGGACACAGGTCCCTACACCTTACACATCATAAAGCAAGGTGATGAGACTAGAggagcaactggacatttcaCCGTCACCTTATACC CGGAGACTCCCAAGCCCTCCATCTCCAGCAGCAACTTAAACCCCAGGGAGGACATGGAGGTTGTGATCTTAACCTGTGATCCCGAGACTCCGGACGCAAGCTACCTGTGGTGGATGAATGGTCAGAGCCTCCCTGTGACTCACAGGTTGCAGCTGTCTGAAGCCAACAGGACCCTCATTCTATTTGGTGTCACAAACGATATTGCAGGACCCTATGAATGTGAAATACGGAACCCAGTGAGTGCCAGCCGCAGTGACCCAGTCACCCTGAATCTCCTCC ATGGCCTGGATGCCCCTACCATTTCTTCCTCATACACCTATTACCATACAGGGGAAGTCCCCAAGCTCTCCTGCCTCACAGACTCTCACCCACTGGCAGAGCATTCTTGGCTGATTGATGGGAAGTTCCAGCAATCAGCACAAGTGTTCTTTATCCCCCAAATCACTAAAACATACAGAGGGGTCTATGTCTGTTTCATCCATAACTCAGCCACTGGTGGAACAAATCTCATAATCAAGAGGATCATAGTCCCTGGTAAGTGGATCCCTGGAGCATTGGCAATATGTTTTCCAGTGAAGTCTATCTAG
- the LOC129466589 gene encoding pregnancy-specific beta-1-glycoprotein 5 isoform X4 has translation MGPLSAPLYTQRITWKGFLLTASLLNFWNTPTSAQVTIEAQPPKISEGKDVLLLVHNLPQNLTGYTWYKGQMTDLYHYITSYVVDNDIIISGPAYTGRETVYSNASLLIQNVTREDTGPYTLHIIKQGDETRGATGHFTVTLYPKLPKPYVTINNLNPRENKDVLTFTCEPKSENYTYIWWLNGQSLPISPRVKRPIENRILILSSITRNETGPYQCQIRDRYGGISSDPVTLNVLYGPDLPSIYPSFTYYHKGENLSLSCFADSNPPAQYSWTINGKFQLSGQKLSIPQITTKHSGLYACSVRNSATGEESSKSMTVKVSDWTIP, from the exons CATCACTTTTAAACTTCTGGAACACGCCCACCTCTGCCCAAGTCACTATTGAAGCCCAGCCACCCAAAATTTCCGAGGGGAAGGACGTTCTTCTACTTGTCCACAATTTGCCCCAGAATCTTACTGGCTACACCTGGTACAAAGGGCAAATGACGGACCTCTACCATTACATTACATCATATGTAGTAGACAATGACATAATTATATCTGGGCCTGCATACACTGGACGAGAAACAGTATATTCCAATGCATCCCTGCTGATCCAGAATGTCACGCGGGAGGACACAGGTCCCTACACCTTACACATCATAAAGCAAGGTGATGAGACTAGAggagcaactggacatttcaCCGTCACCTTATACC CAAAGCTGCCCAAGCCATACGTCACCATCAACAACTTAAACCCCAGGGAGAATAAGGATGTCTTAACCTTCACCTGTGAACCTAAGAGTGAGAACTATACCTATATTTGGTGGCTAAATGGTCAGAGCCTCCCGATCAGTCCCAGGGTAAAGCGACCCATTGAAAACAGGATCCTCATTCTATCCAGTATCACGAGAAATGAAACAGGACCCTATCAATGTCAAATACGGGACCGATATGGTGGCATCAGCAGTGACCCAGTCACCCTGAATGTCCTCT ATGGTCCAGACCTCCCCAGCATTTACCCTTCATTCACCTATTACCATAAAGGAGAAAACCTCTCCTTGTCCTGCTTTGCGGACTCTAACCCACCGGCACAGTATTCTTGGACAATTAATGGGAAATTTCAGCTATCAGGACAAAAGCTCTCTATCCCCCAAATTACTACAAAGCATAGTGGGCTCTATGCTTGCTCTGTTCGTAACTCAGCCACTGGCGAGGAAAGCTCCAAATCCATGACAGTCAAAGTCTCTG ACTGGACAATACCCTGA